One segment of Leptospiraceae bacterium DNA contains the following:
- a CDS encoding GIY-YIG nuclease family protein, which translates to MRPFYIGKAKNIRKRLANHFSQVASSILTELDKQEISYHDIYIGYRQIERVSENEKLNGIFEEIAQRMLKPGLTIRPG; encoded by the coding sequence ATGAGACCCTTTTATATTGGAAAGGCTAAAAATATTCGTAAGCGATTAGCTAACCATTTTAGCCAAGTGGCATCTTCAATATTAACCGAATTAGATAAACAAGAAATATCCTATCACGACATTTATATTGGCTACCGGCAAATAGAAAGAGTAAGTGAAAATGAGAAATTAAACGGAATTTTTGAAGAAATTGCTCAGAGAATGTTAAAGCCGGGTTTAACAATAAGACCCGGATGA